From the genome of Thermococcus celericrescens:
GTAGTACACCTCGTCACCAACCCGCTTCTCGGAGAGCCGGGGCGTTATTCCAAGCCTCTTGAGGAGGAACACGATGCCGTCGGCAAGCTCCTGGCTTTTCGTAACCATCTCGACTATTGACTCTGTGGCGTACCCATCGCCATCCATGTAGCCGGCCAGGAAAGCGGCTATGGCCCCTTCGTCGGCGTTAAGTATCTCGTCCGGGATAGTCTTCGTGGAGGCACTTGAAACTCCGAGTTCACCAAGCCACTCAGAGGTCTTCTTCCGGAGGAGTATTCTATAGATGCCCCGCCTCACCTCGACTGTAGGAGTGTAGCCGTCGTGCATTTCAACGAAGCTCACCACAAAGTCCTTGAGCTCTTCAGAGGCAGTCGTTATCGAGAGAGGATTGGAAGTGCCCTCCGCCACGAAGAGACCGAGGAAGTATGCCCTCTCCAGGTCAACCTCACCGGAGTTTGCTGGGACATTCCTTACTCCTACGATGATGTCGTTTGGTCTTATCTCTCCGGCAGGAACCCACTGGATGCCATCCCTGAGCACCAGAACCGGGTGCGGAAGGGTTATCCTGAGGGAATGACCTGTTGATAGCCTTATCTCGGCCAGCTTCTCGACCCTCTCACGGTAGATGTAAGCGGCTTTTGTCTTCCTGATTTCTCCGGAACTCGGGTCGAGGGTGTAAACGGAGACGGTTTCCAGTGGAACGGCGTAACCGTCGTCGAAGGGAAACTCCCCGTTTAGGGAGGCGTACTTCCCGTACATGTCCTCTATCGCCTCAAAGTGCACGAGAGTATCGTTCTCGTAGTAAACCTTGGTGTCCTTGGCAAAGCACTTGCCGCTACCGAACTCACCGAAGACCTCGGTTATCGCCTGGGTCTCAACACCGCCGCCAACGAGCTTGTCGAGGCTCTTGCTTCCGGTGGAGATCTTGCCGATGGTGCTCCTCCGCTCCATGTACTCGTCGGCACGCATGAAGGTTCCAATGTTGGCGGCCTCTCTGGCGGCCTGGATTATCTTGAGAGCCGCACCCTCGCTGATTCCCGCTATCTCTTTGAGTTCCATTGGAGATGCAACGGCTATGGCCTCGATGCTGTCGTAGCCAGCCTCGCGAAGCTTTTCGGCGGTTGCCGGACCGACACCAGGGAGGTCTTCAAGGGTCTTTATCTCCTTTTCCTTCTTTTTCTTGGTTGAGCTTGACGGGGACTCCTCAACGACATCGAGCTCCTCAAACTCTTCGAGCTCTTTTATTTCATCGTCAGCCTTCTTCTTCCTTGGCATCTCACTCACCCGCTACAACTACCTTTCATAGGGGTAAAAAGCCGAAGGGTTATATACTTTTCTTTCCGGTGGAGCGCAAGATAAAAGTGCCAAATATCCGGAGATATCGCAAATTCACACCCTTGTTGGGCCGTTTTAGTAGGAATTGAATACACAATCCGACGATAAGGGTAATGGAGCAACACTCTCACCTTTTTCCACTGGAAGAGCCGGGTTTTATGACGATCAGTTTGGACCCTTCAGGAATCTCCTCGTCCAGTGCGGGGCTGAGAACTGGCTTTTCCTTGTAGTATCCAAGAAGGAAGTAGCCCTCATCGTGGAGGCGCTTCATGGCCTCAACGTAGGGAACCCCCCACAGGTCTCTGCGCTTCAGAACGGAGATATCGTAGCCGCCGGCGGCTGTGGTCAGGTCGTCTATGACGTCCACCACCTCGGGCTCGAAAACAGAGCTGGCGAGAAGCCTCCCCGCGAGACTTCTGCTGAGTATCACCCTGTCGGCTCCAGCCCCCTTGAGCAGCTCCATGCTCTCCCCGCGGAGGGCCTCGACGAAGACTTTCGCTTTAGACATGCGCTTCACCATGAGGGTCGTGAAGACGGACTTCGAGTCGTCCTCAAGGGCAAGGATGACGTAGGAGGCCTCCCTCACGTGGGCGCGTTCAAGGGTCTCTGGATTCGTGGGGTCGCCGATGAGGACCTCCACTTCCTCTGG
Proteins encoded in this window:
- a CDS encoding potassium channel family protein, whose protein sequence is MIPVPLVRRLLRMKVKVSRNRLLQIAALVLLLAGIFAFLFMYFENVGFYTAFYWAVITMATIGYGDITPQTEAGRAVAMVAAVAGISTFTALVSILAEYFISSSLRRMMGMHSVRYSGHYVIIGRGSSIPSCVGELMSAISSGEIEMRPIVVVFPDESERKKVELPEEVEVLIGDPTNPETLERAHVREASYVILALEDDSKSVFTTLMVKRMSKAKVFVEALRGESMELLKGAGADRVILSRSLAGRLLASSVFEPEVVDVIDDLTTAAGGYDISVLKRRDLWGVPYVEAMKRLHDEGYFLLGYYKEKPVLSPALDEEIPEGSKLIVIKPGSSSGKR
- the radA gene encoding DNA repair and recombination protein RadA, with the translated sequence MPRKKKADDEIKELEEFEELDVVEESPSSSTKKKKEKEIKTLEDLPGVGPATAEKLREAGYDSIEAIAVASPMELKEIAGISEGAALKIIQAAREAANIGTFMRADEYMERRSTIGKISTGSKSLDKLVGGGVETQAITEVFGEFGSGKCFAKDTKVYYENDTLVHFEAIEDMYGKYASLNGEFPFDDGYAVPLETVSVYTLDPSSGEIRKTKAAYIYRERVEKLAEIRLSTGHSLRITLPHPVLVLRDGIQWVPAGEIRPNDIIVGVRNVPANSGEVDLERAYFLGLFVAEGTSNPLSITTASEELKDFVVSFVEMHDGYTPTVEVRRGIYRILLRKKTSEWLGELGVSSASTKTIPDEILNADEGAIAAFLAGYMDGDGYATESIVEMVTKSQELADGIVFLLKRLGITPRLSEKRVGDEVYYRLYITGEDRKAFGRVLEKARIKSGEMKEGGVGRYPPALGRFLGKLYSEFRLPKRDKETAYHILTRNRDVWFTEKTLSRIEWYFKEALDGLDAAEKAILGGEKPSLPFAWTSLIRYGFTERQVSNYRTRGLPKRPELREKVTAALLQEIERLRKVATLALETIALARKLEFHEVSSVETVDYNDWVYDLVVPETHNFIAPNGLVLHNTQLAHTLAVMVQLPEEEGGLHGSVVWIDTENTFRPERIRQIAEARGLDPDETLKNIYVARAFNSNHQMLLVERAEEIIKEKAETDRPVKLLVVDSLMAHFRSEYVGRGTLAERQQKLAKHLADLHRIADLYDIAVFVTNQVQAKPDAFFGDPTRPVGGHILAHSATLRIYLRKGKAGKRVARLIDSPHLPEGEAIFRITDKGAED